Proteins found in one Sporosarcina jeotgali genomic segment:
- a CDS encoding TAXI family TRAP transporter solute-binding subunit, which yields MNKKFLGLISMLLIAVLALAACGTSDDAAKDDGAKGDSNSSDKEYKFLSVLTGGTQGTYYALGGAIAEFIESDTGVKTSAEVSQASAANMTALKDGKAEIAFVQTDIAYYAQEGEMMFEGDKVDTVSAIGALYPETVQLVTLDKTGIKTFEDLKGKKVSVGAPGSGTYANAEQLLEIHGLSMDDIKPQNLDFGESQESLQAGQIDAAFITAGTPTGAVEGLNAVAKVFVVPVEDDKADELISKYKYYAKEVIPAGTYGLAEDTPTVSVGAMLVIQNEVPEDLAYEITKAIYDNAPKLQHAKGKLIKAETGLDGIGIPVHPGAQKYFDEVNK from the coding sequence ATGAATAAGAAGTTTTTAGGACTCATCTCGATGCTACTCATTGCAGTGCTTGCACTTGCAGCGTGCGGTACATCAGACGATGCAGCGAAAGATGATGGGGCAAAAGGGGATTCAAATAGCAGTGATAAAGAATACAAGTTCCTCAGTGTTTTAACTGGCGGAACGCAAGGTACGTACTATGCACTAGGCGGAGCTATTGCTGAATTCATCGAAAGTGATACAGGCGTGAAAACATCGGCTGAAGTTTCTCAAGCGTCAGCTGCTAACATGACTGCACTTAAAGATGGTAAAGCTGAAATCGCATTCGTTCAAACGGATATTGCGTACTATGCTCAAGAAGGCGAAATGATGTTTGAAGGCGATAAAGTCGATACAGTATCTGCAATCGGCGCGCTTTATCCTGAAACTGTTCAACTTGTAACACTCGACAAAACAGGCATCAAAACATTTGAAGATTTGAAAGGCAAGAAAGTTTCTGTTGGTGCTCCTGGTTCTGGTACGTACGCGAACGCAGAGCAGCTTCTTGAAATCCATGGATTGTCGATGGATGACATCAAGCCGCAAAACTTGGACTTTGGGGAGTCTCAAGAAAGTTTGCAAGCAGGTCAGATTGATGCAGCATTCATCACTGCTGGAACACCGACTGGTGCTGTTGAAGGCCTAAACGCAGTTGCAAAAGTATTTGTAGTACCTGTTGAAGACGACAAGGCTGATGAACTAATCAGCAAGTATAAGTACTATGCTAAAGAAGTAATTCCAGCTGGAACTTATGGTTTGGCTGAAGATACACCTACTGTTTCAGTAGGCGCTATGCTTGTTATCCAAAACGAAGTACCTGAAGATCTTGCTTATGAAATTACGAAAGCAATTTACGACAACGCTCCAAAACTTCAACACGCTAAAGGTAAGTTGATCAAAGCTGAAACGGGTCTTGATGGAATTGGTATTCCAGTCCACCCAGGCGCTCAAAAGTACTTTGATGAAGTAAACAAATAA
- a CDS encoding DUF1850 domain-containing protein — translation MKRWRIPLAAMIAGILIVMVLAMPVKRAFTFTETRTDNPELVYLPIKDDSEFQIRYVHSIFLTNVYETYRVQSDNSLKFLTMRYEDVGIGLPAYAEEEETLSVTKDGIYTLTYKDKVIDSFVLYIGDVDAQLAFRYKGIEKDLKAYLERGHSYEFCVKKLTLYELMKGVNLNGKAKKRTESGTHNGSK, via the coding sequence ATGAAGCGATGGAGGATTCCGCTAGCAGCAATGATTGCAGGTATTCTGATTGTCATGGTTCTTGCCATGCCTGTGAAGCGTGCATTTACGTTTACAGAAACTCGGACAGACAATCCGGAACTCGTGTACCTTCCAATAAAAGATGACTCGGAATTTCAAATCCGTTATGTCCATTCAATTTTTTTAACGAATGTATACGAAACTTACCGTGTACAGTCTGATAACTCATTAAAGTTTTTAACGATGCGTTATGAAGATGTTGGAATTGGACTCCCGGCATATGCGGAAGAAGAAGAAACATTATCTGTAACGAAAGATGGCATATATACTCTTACATATAAAGACAAAGTGATCGATTCTTTTGTATTGTATATCGGAGATGTAGACGCACAATTAGCGTTTCGATACAAAGGAATTGAAAAAGATTTGAAAGCCTACTTAGAACGCGGACATTCCTACGAGTTCTGTGTGAAAAAATTAACGTTATATGAACTCATGAAAGGAGTTAACTTGAATGGCAAAGCGAAAAAAAGAACTGAAAGCGGAACCCATAATGGATCCAAATGA
- a CDS encoding TRAP transporter permease, whose amino-acid sequence MDPNDERFDTLSEAEQLELLQKYDPESNTRDLAGLFGKIVFFGLLAFSIFQLYTSIGKPFTAYIQRSIHLGFALSLIFLLFPARKKPGVKRNKVPFYDVILSIISIGVGLYWPLNMNELILRVGRVSDLDLIVGILAVLLTMEAARRAVGLPITIISGVFLVYAFFGPYFPGFLAHRGQDIDSLVQLMFYTTDGILGTPISVSATFIFVFLLFGAFLVKTGVGNYFNDLAVVLAGKLTGGPAKVAIFSSALQGTISGSSVANVVGSGSYTIPMMKKLGYRKEFAGGVEAAASTGGQIMPPIMGAAAFLMVEFIGGVTYWEIAKAAAIPALLYFTGIWIMTHFEAKRIGLEGMSADEIPNRKETLKKIYLLLPIIGIIVFLLLGIPTMKAALLGIVLTLVVSSFNKETRLSIKDIIQALVDGARTALAVAAATACAGIIVGVVVKTGLGLSLANGLVSAAGGNILLTLIFTMFAAIVLGMGSPTTANYVITSTIAAPAIITLLMLETPDATVPVVVAISAHLFVFYFGIIADITPPVALAAFAASGISGGDPIKTGVTSAKLAIAAFIIPYMFVFNPAMLMIDSSVGEIIWVTATAIVGMIAIGAGLIGYWYRKLNWIERIITAATGFMLIYPETKTDFIGLGLFIVLFAIQLVTKDKKKKEKETATV is encoded by the coding sequence ATGGATCCAAATGATGAGAGGTTTGATACGCTTTCGGAAGCGGAACAGCTGGAGCTTCTTCAAAAATATGATCCTGAATCGAATACGAGGGATTTAGCAGGGTTATTCGGGAAAATTGTCTTCTTTGGTTTATTGGCCTTTTCAATTTTTCAGTTATACACATCAATCGGTAAACCCTTTACTGCATATATTCAGCGTTCAATCCACTTAGGATTTGCCCTGTCTTTGATATTCCTGCTTTTCCCGGCACGTAAAAAGCCAGGTGTGAAGCGGAATAAGGTTCCATTTTATGATGTGATTTTATCAATTATTTCAATAGGAGTCGGGTTATATTGGCCGCTCAATATGAATGAGCTCATTTTGAGAGTAGGCCGCGTATCTGATTTAGACTTAATCGTCGGGATTTTAGCTGTTCTTTTAACGATGGAAGCAGCTAGGCGCGCTGTGGGTCTGCCAATCACCATTATTTCTGGTGTATTCTTAGTTTATGCATTTTTCGGACCTTACTTCCCTGGATTCCTTGCACACCGCGGCCAGGACATAGACAGTCTGGTGCAACTCATGTTCTATACAACGGATGGTATTCTCGGAACGCCAATCAGTGTATCCGCTACATTTATATTTGTGTTCTTGTTGTTCGGAGCATTCCTTGTGAAAACAGGAGTGGGAAATTACTTCAATGACCTGGCAGTTGTTCTTGCCGGGAAATTGACAGGCGGACCTGCGAAAGTTGCAATTTTCTCAAGTGCGCTTCAAGGAACGATTTCAGGAAGTTCTGTTGCAAACGTTGTAGGATCCGGTTCATACACCATCCCTATGATGAAGAAACTTGGTTATCGTAAAGAATTTGCAGGCGGAGTTGAAGCAGCTGCTTCAACTGGCGGACAAATCATGCCGCCAATCATGGGAGCCGCTGCGTTCCTGATGGTCGAATTCATTGGCGGAGTTACGTATTGGGAAATTGCAAAAGCTGCAGCGATTCCAGCGCTGTTGTATTTTACTGGAATTTGGATTATGACACATTTTGAAGCGAAGCGTATAGGTCTTGAAGGTATGAGCGCTGATGAAATTCCGAACCGGAAAGAAACGCTCAAGAAGATTTACTTGCTCCTTCCTATTATAGGAATTATCGTGTTCTTGTTGCTGGGTATTCCAACAATGAAAGCAGCATTGCTCGGTATTGTATTGACGCTTGTTGTAAGTTCCTTCAATAAGGAAACGCGTCTTAGCATTAAAGATATCATTCAAGCATTAGTGGATGGAGCACGGACTGCTTTAGCTGTAGCTGCTGCGACCGCGTGTGCGGGTATTATCGTCGGAGTAGTAGTTAAGACAGGACTCGGACTAAGCTTAGCCAACGGCCTAGTTTCTGCTGCGGGCGGTAACATCTTACTGACACTTATCTTTACAATGTTTGCAGCAATCGTACTTGGCATGGGCTCGCCAACGACAGCGAACTACGTCATCACATCTACTATTGCAGCACCGGCAATTATTACCCTGCTGATGCTGGAAACACCAGACGCGACAGTTCCAGTAGTCGTTGCGATTTCTGCTCACTTGTTCGTATTCTATTTTGGTATTATTGCAGATATCACGCCGCCTGTTGCACTGGCTGCGTTTGCTGCCTCCGGGATATCTGGCGGGGACCCTATCAAAACAGGGGTGACCTCAGCGAAACTTGCGATTGCGGCGTTCATCATCCCGTATATGTTTGTCTTTAATCCTGCGATGCTCATGATTGACTCGAGTGTCGGCGAGATTATATGGGTGACCGCCACGGCCATTGTCGGGATGATTGCGATCGGTGCCGGGTTGATTGGCTATTGGTATCGTAAACTGAACTGGATTGAGCGCATTATTACAGCGGCAACTGGATTCATGCTGATCTATCCTGAGACTAAAACGGATTTCATTGGACTTGGTCTTTTCATTGTCCTCTTTGCAATTCAACTGGTTACGAAAGACAAGAAGAAAAAAGAGAAAGAAACAGCAACCGTATAA
- a CDS encoding DNA-3-methyladenine glycosylase family protein, with protein MNVELNLPFPYDFDRALDRLAGTPVNAVDLSHRLVRVPMEEGNLVTVRATGTLLDPRFVIEGLIDEKQLAHIKWIFHFEEPLDGIAAHFAQTDLAPIFKEHIGTPLVRSFSLYGELMKSIIHQQLNMKFANTLLMRFVEAYGFQQEGVWRYPEPQRIAAVTVEELREMQFSTRKAEYTIGLSQAIASGDLDLESMRLKSDEEVTAELVAYRGVGPWTAQGFLMFGLGRPNLFPTADIGLQNALKALWKIDRKPTQEEIRARFPEWSPYLSYAALYLWRSIEKPVIK; from the coding sequence TTGAATGTAGAACTGAATCTGCCATTCCCTTATGATTTTGACCGTGCACTTGACCGGCTTGCAGGAACGCCGGTAAATGCTGTAGATCTTTCACATCGTTTGGTCCGTGTCCCAATGGAAGAAGGCAATCTTGTGACGGTTCGCGCCACAGGGACATTACTAGATCCAAGATTCGTCATTGAAGGTTTAATAGACGAAAAACAGCTCGCACATATCAAATGGATTTTTCACTTTGAAGAACCGCTGGATGGGATTGCCGCTCATTTTGCCCAGACGGATCTTGCCCCAATTTTCAAAGAACATATCGGTACACCGCTCGTCAGAAGTTTTTCACTTTACGGGGAGTTAATGAAAAGCATCATCCATCAGCAGTTAAATATGAAGTTTGCAAATACACTGCTAATGCGTTTTGTAGAGGCATATGGCTTTCAGCAAGAAGGAGTATGGAGATATCCGGAACCTCAGCGAATTGCCGCGGTCACTGTAGAAGAACTTCGCGAAATGCAGTTTAGTACGAGGAAAGCAGAGTATACCATCGGTCTTTCGCAAGCCATCGCATCAGGAGATTTAGACTTGGAATCAATGCGATTGAAAAGCGATGAGGAAGTAACTGCAGAACTCGTGGCTTATCGCGGTGTTGGTCCTTGGACTGCTCAAGGTTTCCTAATGTTTGGTCTCGGCAGACCGAATCTGTTTCCAACAGCAGATATCGGCCTTCAAAACGCTTTAAAAGCGCTTTGGAAGATAGATCGCAAACCGACTCAAGAGGAAATACGGGCTCGTTTTCCAGAATGGTCTCCGTATTTGAGTTATGCAGCTTTGTATCTTTGGAGAAGTATTGAAAAGCCTGTGATCAAGTAA
- a CDS encoding sigma 54-interacting transcriptional regulator, translating to MAQFHLTPNSVQEVLETHDEDVIVTNHEGIIMKATRISGQRYGIEAEDLIGKSVYELEKEGVFSPAITPLVLKEKKKVVRIQDTKSGSKILITGMPFFNFNGDVDYVISYSYDVSELLVIQDYMKEIDYAMSKAQEEVQYLRRQMFTKKDFVMRSKRTQEAFTTAHRVAGLDVSVVVFGEQGTGKTTLAKEIHKESTRSNGPFIELDCATVPESLLLKELVGEQEEGQPVVLGLLGIAEGGTLFLKNIDRLALHLQTKLVKIVKEERFQPFGCDVYRSLNARLISSTESNLQEAVTQRTFLSELYYLLNIVPIQLNPLRERIEDVSALISYFLQTFTVKYKTKKMITDEVFAQLLQLEWKGNIQELRHVIERMVVHSEGEVIGVHDLPLEYRISEDEFSEFNFEGETLPDILEQVEMQVICRAKKRYRTTTEMAKILGISQPSVVRKLKKYTQSESDQ from the coding sequence ATGGCTCAATTTCATTTAACACCGAATTCTGTACAAGAAGTATTAGAGACACATGATGAAGATGTGATTGTAACTAACCACGAAGGTATTATTATGAAAGCGACCCGGATCAGCGGGCAACGATATGGAATTGAGGCAGAAGACTTAATTGGCAAATCTGTTTATGAACTTGAAAAAGAAGGGGTTTTTTCTCCCGCTATAACGCCGCTTGTACTAAAAGAAAAAAAGAAAGTCGTTCGAATCCAAGACACGAAATCAGGTTCAAAGATTTTGATAACAGGGATGCCGTTTTTTAATTTTAACGGAGATGTAGACTATGTCATTAGCTACTCTTATGATGTATCTGAATTGCTGGTCATCCAGGACTATATGAAAGAAATTGACTATGCCATGTCTAAAGCGCAAGAAGAAGTTCAGTATTTACGCAGACAAATGTTTACGAAGAAAGATTTTGTTATGAGAAGTAAACGTACACAGGAGGCTTTCACAACTGCACATCGTGTTGCAGGGCTTGACGTCTCTGTTGTTGTATTTGGTGAGCAAGGGACGGGGAAGACAACGCTTGCAAAAGAAATTCATAAGGAAAGTACTAGAAGTAATGGGCCGTTCATCGAATTGGATTGCGCAACCGTTCCGGAATCTTTGTTGTTAAAAGAGCTGGTTGGAGAGCAGGAAGAGGGGCAGCCGGTTGTCCTTGGGCTTTTAGGAATTGCAGAAGGCGGGACATTGTTTCTGAAAAATATTGATAGACTGGCTCTTCATTTGCAAACAAAGCTTGTGAAGATTGTGAAAGAAGAACGTTTTCAGCCATTTGGATGTGATGTATATCGATCTTTGAATGCACGTCTCATCTCTTCGACTGAATCCAATTTACAAGAAGCGGTGACGCAACGGACGTTTTTGAGTGAATTGTATTACTTACTCAACATCGTACCGATTCAGCTAAATCCGTTAAGAGAAAGGATTGAGGATGTAAGCGCTCTCATATCATATTTCCTCCAAACGTTTACAGTGAAATATAAAACGAAGAAAATGATTACAGACGAAGTGTTTGCCCAGTTGTTACAGCTGGAATGGAAAGGGAATATCCAGGAACTGCGTCACGTTATCGAGCGTATGGTAGTTCATAGTGAAGGAGAAGTAATTGGAGTCCATGATCTGCCTCTTGAATACCGAATATCAGAAGACGAGTTTTCTGAGTTCAATTTTGAAGGGGAAACGTTGCCGGATATTTTAGAACAAGTGGAGATGCAAGTCATATGCAGAGCGAAAAAGCGCTATAGAACAACGACTGAAATGGCCAAGATTTTAGGAATCAGCCAACCGTCAGTCGTTCGTAAGTTAAAGAAATATACACAATCGGAATCTGATCAATAA
- a CDS encoding aspartate aminotransferase family protein gives MQKQTDTEQNWIHMVDSIGNFLAPSMAKDHPNLPVVKAEGCYYYGVDGREYLDFTSGIAVENVGHRHPLVVQAIKDSADHLIHGPSGVIIYESILKLAAELQQVLPPKLDNFFFANSGTEAIEGALKLAKYVTKRPYVVSFTGCFHGRSIGALSVTTSKSKYRKHLQPSWLAYQLPYALPEYLPEGEDPDVFYAEKLERDVKELFSHQVDPEEVACMIIEPILGEGGYIIPPASWLKKIREICDRHGILLIFDEVQTGFGRTGNWFAAQTFGVTPDIMAVAKGIAAGLPLSATIASKELMDQWPLGAHGTTFGGNPIACSAALASLKIMKEEKLLENAQEMGAYAMAKLLEMKEELSVVRDVRGVGLMIGIELGDPKTGEASGDVVMEVLDKCLADGVLFYLCGNSGEVIRMIPPLTITKNQIDKGIDVLKTAIQSVSN, from the coding sequence ATGCAAAAACAAACAGATACAGAGCAAAACTGGATTCACATGGTGGATTCGATTGGAAACTTTTTAGCGCCGAGTATGGCGAAGGATCATCCGAATTTGCCGGTGGTAAAAGCAGAAGGATGTTATTACTATGGGGTTGACGGAAGAGAGTACTTAGATTTCACTTCAGGAATTGCAGTTGAAAATGTTGGGCACAGACATCCATTGGTAGTGCAGGCCATTAAAGACAGTGCAGATCATCTTATTCACGGACCGTCAGGCGTCATTATCTATGAGTCTATATTGAAACTGGCTGCAGAACTTCAGCAAGTATTACCGCCTAAACTGGATAATTTCTTTTTTGCAAACAGTGGAACAGAAGCAATCGAAGGAGCACTTAAGCTTGCGAAATATGTGACGAAACGCCCTTATGTAGTTTCCTTTACAGGCTGTTTCCATGGCCGTTCGATTGGAGCGCTCAGTGTAACGACTTCAAAAAGTAAATATCGTAAGCATCTTCAACCATCATGGCTGGCTTACCAGCTGCCCTATGCCCTCCCGGAATATCTGCCTGAAGGCGAGGACCCGGATGTATTCTATGCTGAAAAGCTTGAACGGGATGTGAAGGAACTCTTTAGTCATCAAGTCGATCCGGAAGAAGTTGCTTGCATGATCATCGAGCCGATTCTTGGTGAAGGCGGCTATATTATCCCTCCAGCTTCATGGCTGAAGAAAATTCGAGAGATCTGTGATCGTCACGGGATTCTGCTGATCTTTGATGAAGTTCAAACTGGATTCGGCCGCACGGGAAATTGGTTTGCGGCACAAACTTTCGGTGTAACACCGGATATTATGGCTGTAGCAAAAGGGATCGCAGCAGGGTTGCCGCTAAGTGCAACGATTGCTTCAAAAGAATTAATGGATCAATGGCCGCTGGGAGCACATGGTACCACGTTTGGTGGAAATCCGATTGCTTGTTCAGCAGCTCTCGCTTCACTGAAAATTATGAAAGAAGAAAAATTACTTGAAAATGCTCAAGAAATGGGCGCATATGCAATGGCAAAGCTGCTCGAGATGAAGGAAGAGTTATCTGTTGTTCGGGATGTACGGGGTGTCGGACTGATGATTGGCATCGAATTAGGTGATCCGAAAACTGGTGAGGCTTCTGGGGATGTAGTTATGGAAGTTCTCGACAAGTGTTTGGCTGATGGTGTGTTGTTCTATCTTTGCGGGAACTCGGGTGAAGTAATTCGAATGATTCCGCCTCTAACAATCACCAAGAATCAAATTGATAAAGGTATTGATGTGTTGAAGACTGCCATTCAATCAGTTTCAAACTAA